A genomic segment from Roseibium algicola encodes:
- a CDS encoding GntR family transcriptional regulator, with protein sequence MSESSALKVLEPIKIPTVADTVFEELHQQILSLDLAPGTRMSEAEVAKAFGVSRQPVRDAFYRLSQLGFLLIRPQRATVISKISEVAVLKAKFVRTALEVACMRAAIEVITDAQIDDLDELLAQQQAAVDANERQLFHTLDDTFHRRICEISGHDYVWALIREQKAHMDRVRFLSLASGAQVALDDHFRIMSAIRRRDGKLAESMLTEHLGRIATILGRIRAENLDHFEE encoded by the coding sequence ATGTCAGAAAGTAGCGCCCTGAAGGTGCTCGAGCCGATCAAGATCCCGACCGTCGCAGATACGGTGTTCGAGGAATTGCACCAGCAGATCCTGTCACTGGACCTGGCGCCGGGCACGCGCATGTCGGAAGCGGAAGTGGCCAAGGCCTTCGGCGTGTCTCGCCAACCCGTGCGCGATGCCTTCTACCGGCTGTCGCAGCTCGGGTTCCTTTTGATCCGGCCCCAACGGGCAACGGTTATCTCCAAGATCTCGGAAGTTGCGGTGCTGAAGGCCAAGTTCGTGCGGACGGCGCTGGAAGTTGCCTGCATGCGAGCCGCCATCGAAGTGATCACGGACGCACAGATCGACGATCTGGACGAGCTGCTTGCACAGCAGCAGGCGGCGGTGGATGCGAATGAACGCCAATTGTTTCACACGCTTGACGATACGTTTCACCGGAGGATCTGTGAAATCTCGGGCCACGACTATGTCTGGGCGCTGATCCGCGAGCAGAAAGCGCATATGGACCGGGTGCGGTTCCTGTCGCTGGCGTCCGGCGCGCAAGTCGCACTGGACGACCATTTCCGTATCATGTCGGCCATTCGCAGGCGGGACGGCAAACTGGCCGAATCCATGCTGACCGAACACCTGGGCCGGATTGCCACCATTCTCGGCCGCATCCGCGCCGAGAACCTGGACCATTTCGAGGAATGA
- a CDS encoding sugar kinase — MPMRFLAIGECMVEFSPTPSGTYAVGFAGDTFNTAWYASQLTDTEKLDVGYLSAVGDDALSGQLTDFIEAAGIRPLMATVPGAAPGMYMIFLSEGERSFQYWRSQSAARHLADDLTALETAGEGDLLYFSGITVAILAETARDRLLAALQAAAGRGAEIVFDPNLRPRLWPASDEMCRWTMKAASVAGIVLPSFEDEAGHFKDTDEAATAARYLANGARLVVVKNGAGPILVRGADGDSFQYQPEPASTVVDTTAAGDSFNAAFLVEYMERARTREAVRAGCALAAHVIGSRGALVPVTRMDLIACRNRLSA, encoded by the coding sequence ATGCCGATGCGGTTTCTCGCCATCGGCGAATGCATGGTCGAGTTTTCACCGACACCGTCAGGAACCTACGCCGTCGGCTTTGCCGGCGATACGTTCAACACGGCCTGGTACGCGAGCCAGCTGACGGACACCGAAAAGCTGGATGTCGGGTACCTGAGTGCCGTCGGCGATGACGCACTTTCCGGACAACTGACGGATTTTATCGAAGCTGCAGGAATCAGGCCCTTGATGGCCACGGTGCCAGGTGCTGCACCAGGCATGTACATGATCTTCCTGAGCGAAGGCGAACGAAGCTTTCAGTACTGGCGCTCTCAGTCCGCGGCCCGGCATCTTGCCGACGATCTCACCGCACTGGAGACAGCCGGGGAAGGAGACCTGCTCTATTTTTCCGGTATCACCGTGGCCATTCTTGCCGAAACGGCCCGGGATCGGCTGCTAGCCGCCCTGCAGGCGGCTGCCGGGCGCGGCGCGGAAATCGTCTTCGACCCGAACCTGCGGCCGCGCCTGTGGCCGGCAAGTGACGAAATGTGCCGCTGGACGATGAAGGCGGCCAGTGTCGCCGGCATCGTGCTGCCGTCGTTTGAAGATGAAGCCGGCCATTTCAAGGATACCGACGAAGCGGCGACCGCGGCGCGCTATCTCGCCAATGGGGCGCGGCTGGTCGTGGTCAAGAACGGGGCGGGGCCGATCCTTGTGCGCGGGGCCGATGGCGACAGTTTTCAGTATCAGCCGGAACCGGCAAGCACGGTCGTCGACACGACGGCAGCAGGCGACAGTTTCAATGCAGCGTTCCTGGTCGAATACATGGAACGGGCAAGAACGCGTGAGGCAGTTCGTGCGGGCTGTGCCCTTGCCGCGCATGTGATCGGCAGCCGTGGAGCGCTGGTGCCTGTCACAAGAATGGACCTGATTGCCTGCCGCAACAGGTTGAGCGCCTGA
- a CDS encoding L,D-transpeptidase, with translation MASTMSRRTFVAAIPLLLAACQSQQSSTVQAGLTPLADGTPDYATAYAARTDGGFSIPAIQYQKFDPKYLRQVVFYPSKYPSGTIVVDPGSKYLYLIQPGGRAIRYGIGVGRAGFAWNGEAEIRFKREWPKWFPPDEMIERDPKLAKYRDGQDGGPSNPIGARGLYLWQGNKDTLYRIHSTNQPSSIGTNASSGCIRMWHQDIIDLYNRVNVGAKVVVLG, from the coding sequence ATGGCTTCCACGATGAGCCGACGCACATTTGTTGCTGCAATACCCCTGCTGCTGGCAGCCTGCCAGAGCCAGCAGAGTTCAACCGTGCAGGCGGGATTGACCCCGCTGGCCGACGGGACACCGGATTATGCGACGGCCTATGCCGCCAGAACCGATGGCGGGTTTTCGATACCGGCGATCCAGTATCAGAAGTTCGACCCGAAATATCTGCGCCAGGTGGTGTTCTATCCGAGCAAATATCCCTCCGGCACAATCGTTGTCGATCCCGGCAGCAAGTATCTCTACCTGATCCAGCCCGGTGGTCGTGCCATCCGCTATGGCATCGGTGTCGGTCGCGCCGGCTTTGCCTGGAACGGTGAAGCGGAAATCCGCTTCAAGCGCGAGTGGCCGAAATGGTTTCCGCCGGACGAGATGATCGAACGGGATCCGAAACTGGCAAAATATCGCGACGGGCAGGACGGCGGTCCGAGCAATCCGATCGGCGCACGCGGGCTTTATCTGTGGCAAGGCAACAAGGATACGCTCTACCGCATCCACAGCACCAACCAGCCCTCCAGCATCGGTACCAATGCTTCCAGCGGCTGTATCCGCATGTGGCATCAGGACATCATCGATCTCTACAACCGCGTCAATGTCGGCGCCAAGGTGGTTGTGCTGGGCTAG
- a CDS encoding aldolase/citrate lyase family protein, whose protein sequence is MPAPQNAFKAALNSGQPQMGCWVGLADAYTAEITASAGFDWLLIDCEHAPNDLRSMMAQLKVVEASGSKPVVRVPIGETWMIKQFLDAGAQSLLVPMVESKVQAEELVSAVRYPPVGVRGVGSALARASGFSAIPDYLTTADGEICLLVQVENRAGLADLDGILSVDGVDGVFIGPSDLAADMGHLGDPMHPQVVAVILDAMKRIKAAGKAPGILTTNLDFARTCLELGATFVATSIDVTLYAAAIRGAARQAKELLGSVEG, encoded by the coding sequence ATGCCAGCGCCTCAAAACGCCTTCAAAGCCGCCTTGAATTCCGGTCAGCCGCAGATGGGCTGCTGGGTCGGGCTTGCCGATGCCTACACGGCGGAGATTACCGCGAGTGCCGGCTTCGACTGGCTGTTGATCGATTGCGAACACGCGCCCAACGACCTCAGATCCATGATGGCGCAGCTGAAAGTGGTCGAGGCCTCTGGCAGCAAGCCGGTCGTGCGGGTACCCATCGGCGAGACCTGGATGATCAAGCAGTTCCTGGATGCCGGTGCGCAATCGCTGCTGGTCCCGATGGTGGAAAGCAAGGTGCAGGCAGAAGAGCTCGTCAGTGCCGTACGTTATCCGCCGGTCGGTGTGCGCGGCGTTGGATCCGCGCTTGCCCGCGCGTCCGGCTTTTCCGCCATTCCCGACTACCTGACGACTGCCGACGGTGAGATCTGCCTGCTGGTTCAGGTGGAAAACCGCGCCGGCCTGGCAGACCTCGACGGCATCCTGTCGGTCGACGGCGTTGATGGTGTCTTCATTGGGCCCTCGGATCTGGCCGCCGATATGGGCCACCTCGGTGACCCGATGCATCCTCAAGTCGTTGCCGTAATCCTCGACGCCATGAAACGCATCAAGGCTGCCGGCAAGGCACCGGGTATCCTGACCACCAATCTGGATTTCGCCCGCACCTGTCTGGAGCTTGGCGCAACCTTCGTTGCCACGTCGATCGACGTTACCCTCTATGCCGCGGCCATCCGCGGTGCAGCCCGGCAGGCAAAGGAGTTACTTGGGTCGGTCGAAGGCTAA
- the hpaH gene encoding 2-oxo-hept-4-ene-1,7-dioate hydratase, giving the protein MSLSEADISKAANDLLNAEKTLEQIGLLTLRHPNLDMDGAYAIQKELARAKLAEGRKIIGWKIGLTSKAMQDALKIDIPDSGVLFDDMLFETGATVPKGRFIQPRIEAEIAFVMKASLGCANVTRQDVLAATDHVCPSLEILDTRIQRVDPETGQTRKIFDTIADNAANAGLVLGNEKHDPGAVDLRWAGAIVTRNGEVEETGLGAGVLNDPVESVVWLARRMADYGQTIEAGQIILSGSFIRPVECPSGSKVHADFGPFGSVSCSFA; this is encoded by the coding sequence ATGAGCCTGAGCGAAGCAGACATCTCCAAAGCCGCAAATGATCTCCTGAACGCGGAAAAGACGCTCGAGCAGATTGGTCTTCTCACCCTGCGCCATCCGAACCTCGACATGGACGGGGCCTATGCAATCCAGAAAGAACTTGCCCGGGCGAAGCTTGCCGAAGGCCGCAAGATCATCGGCTGGAAGATCGGTCTGACGTCGAAAGCCATGCAGGACGCGCTCAAGATCGACATTCCGGACAGTGGAGTCCTCTTCGACGACATGCTGTTTGAAACCGGAGCCACGGTCCCCAAGGGTCGGTTCATCCAGCCGCGCATCGAAGCGGAAATTGCCTTTGTCATGAAGGCCTCTCTCGGTTGCGCCAACGTCACGCGCCAGGATGTACTTGCGGCGACGGATCACGTGTGTCCGAGCCTGGAGATTCTCGATACGCGCATCCAGCGCGTCGATCCGGAGACGGGACAGACTCGCAAGATCTTCGACACCATTGCCGATAACGCCGCCAATGCCGGCCTGGTTCTGGGCAACGAAAAGCATGATCCCGGAGCGGTCGACCTCCGTTGGGCCGGCGCCATCGTCACCAGGAACGGTGAAGTGGAGGAGACCGGCCTTGGTGCGGGCGTCCTCAACGATCCGGTCGAGAGCGTCGTTTGGTTGGCGCGGCGCATGGCCGATTACGGACAGACAATCGAAGCCGGACAGATTATTCTGTCCGGATCCTTCATCCGGCCAGTGGAATGCCCCTCCGGTTCGAAGGTCCACGCCGACTTCGGCCCGTTCGGGTCTGTATCCTGCTCCTTCGCCTAA
- a CDS encoding fumarylacetoacetate hydrolase family protein, which produces MTRLATYSADGQQFYGAVTDTGMIALSPDFPQWPTLYDAIRAGGLQDLVTAAKDKPVTHSEFTYEMVLPDAPRILCVGVNFPDRNAEYKDGSTQPKYMSLFPRFASGFTGHDRPLIRPPENHTLDYEGEVAIVIGKTGRRIKAEDAYDHICALTLCNEGTIRDWVRHAKFNVTQGKNWDCSGSIGPWLVPFEKADQLDEARIQTRVNGELRQDDHLKRMTFPIREEIAYISTFMTLQPGDIIVTGTPTGAGARFDPPRYLKPGDVVEIEVDGIGILRNGVEDEK; this is translated from the coding sequence ATGACCCGGCTCGCAACCTACAGCGCCGACGGACAACAATTCTACGGAGCCGTCACTGATACCGGCATGATCGCCCTGTCGCCGGACTTTCCGCAGTGGCCGACGCTTTACGACGCCATCCGCGCCGGCGGTCTGCAGGATCTCGTCACTGCCGCAAAGGACAAGCCGGTTACGCATTCCGAGTTCACTTATGAAATGGTGCTGCCGGACGCGCCGCGGATCCTGTGTGTTGGCGTCAACTTTCCCGACCGCAATGCGGAGTACAAGGACGGCAGCACCCAACCGAAATACATGTCCTTGTTCCCGCGGTTTGCCAGCGGGTTCACCGGCCACGACCGTCCGCTGATCCGACCGCCCGAAAACCACACACTCGATTACGAGGGTGAAGTGGCCATCGTCATCGGCAAGACCGGCCGACGCATCAAGGCGGAAGATGCCTATGACCATATCTGCGCCCTGACCCTGTGCAATGAAGGCACCATCCGCGACTGGGTCCGGCACGCGAAATTCAACGTCACCCAGGGCAAGAACTGGGACTGCTCCGGTTCTATCGGTCCCTGGCTCGTGCCTTTCGAAAAGGCAGACCAACTGGATGAGGCCCGCATTCAGACCCGCGTCAACGGAGAGTTGCGCCAGGACGATCACCTGAAGCGCATGACATTCCCGATCCGTGAGGAAATCGCCTACATCTCGACTTTCATGACACTTCAGCCCGGCGACATCATCGTCACCGGCACGCCGACAGGTGCCGGCGCCCGGTTCGACCCTCCCCGCTATCTGAAACCCGGTGACGTGGTCGAGATCGAGGTCGATGGCATAGGCATCTTGCGGAACGGGGTGGAGGATGAAAAATGA
- a CDS encoding pyridoxal phosphate-dependent decarboxylase family protein, protein MNWTDFAGWGRRVADWAADYHQTLRQRPVRAQVKPGEILNALPEAPPELAEEMEKIFADFEKIVLPGMTHWQHPRFFAYFPANASPPSMLAEYLVTAMAAQCMLWQTSPAATEMETRMMDWLRQAVGLPGSFTGVIQDSASTATLAAVLTMRERALSWDGNKAGLSGQPRLRVYSSNEVHTSIDRAIWISGIGQDNLVRIPVLGPRRSMDPDALRAAIEADLAAGFRPAGIIACTGGTGVGASDDVGAVVTVAKDFGLYVHLDAAWAGAAMIVPEYRELWEGVDGVDSMVFNPHKWLGAQFDCSAHFVRDPEDLVRTLAIRPEYLKTHGHDGIVNYSEWSVPLGRRFRALKLWFLMRSYGLEGLRGRLRNHVDWSTALAERLRAEPDFEITSEPVLSLFSFRFAPEGARDLDTLNQRLVDTINDDGRIYLTQTLLDGAKVVRFQVGQFDCTQEDVAFAFDVITEIARNMETA, encoded by the coding sequence ATGAACTGGACTGACTTTGCCGGCTGGGGCCGGAGGGTGGCCGACTGGGCCGCAGACTATCACCAGACCCTGCGGCAGCGGCCTGTCCGTGCCCAGGTGAAGCCGGGTGAAATCCTCAACGCCCTGCCCGAGGCACCTCCCGAACTTGCCGAGGAGATGGAGAAGATCTTCGCGGACTTCGAGAAGATCGTGCTGCCGGGCATGACCCATTGGCAACACCCGCGCTTCTTCGCCTATTTCCCCGCCAATGCGTCCCCGCCATCAATGCTGGCGGAATATCTCGTTACCGCCATGGCGGCGCAGTGCATGCTGTGGCAGACCTCTCCGGCGGCAACCGAGATGGAAACCAGGATGATGGACTGGCTGCGCCAGGCCGTCGGTCTGCCCGGGTCCTTTACCGGAGTGATCCAGGACAGCGCCTCCACCGCAACTCTGGCCGCCGTCCTGACCATGCGCGAGCGCGCCCTTTCATGGGATGGCAACAAGGCCGGCCTCAGCGGGCAACCGCGCCTTCGGGTCTATTCCTCCAATGAGGTCCACACCTCCATCGACAGGGCAATCTGGATCTCCGGCATCGGCCAGGACAATCTGGTGCGTATCCCCGTTCTGGGCCCACGTCGCTCCATGGATCCGGACGCGCTGCGTGCGGCCATCGAAGCCGATCTTGCGGCTGGTTTCCGGCCAGCCGGCATCATCGCCTGCACCGGTGGCACCGGCGTTGGCGCGTCGGATGATGTTGGAGCGGTCGTCACGGTCGCGAAGGACTTCGGCCTCTATGTGCATCTTGATGCGGCCTGGGCAGGCGCGGCGATGATCGTCCCCGAGTACCGCGAGCTCTGGGAAGGCGTCGACGGCGTCGATTCCATGGTCTTCAACCCGCACAAATGGCTTGGAGCCCAGTTCGATTGTTCCGCCCATTTCGTTCGCGACCCGGAAGACCTTGTGCGTACTTTGGCGATCCGGCCGGAATATCTGAAGACCCACGGCCACGACGGGATCGTCAACTATTCCGAATGGTCCGTTCCGCTTGGCCGCCGTTTCCGGGCCTTGAAACTCTGGTTCCTGATGCGTTCCTACGGTTTGGAAGGCCTGCGAGGGCGCCTGCGCAACCATGTCGACTGGTCAACCGCTCTTGCCGAGCGTTTGCGCGCAGAACCGGATTTTGAAATCACCTCCGAGCCCGTCCTTTCCCTGTTCAGCTTTCGCTTTGCCCCTGAAGGTGCAAGGGACCTCGACACGCTCAACCAGCGCCTCGTCGATACCATCAACGACGATGGCCGGATCTACCTGACCCAGACCCTGCTGGATGGTGCCAAGGTGGTCCGCTTCCAGGTCGGGCAGTTCGACTGCACACAGGAAGACGTCGCCTTTGCCTTCGACGTCATTACCGAAATTGCCAGAAACATGGAGACCGCATGA
- the hpaD gene encoding 3,4-dihydroxyphenylacetate 2,3-dioxygenase gives MPIPAPNLYPPFNIIRLSHVELGVTDLAKSRAFYVDTLGLQVTDESDEAIYLRAMEERGHHCLVLRKSADAAARDLGFKVFDEENLDKAAHFFKGKGLPVDWVERPYQSRTFRTRDPHGIPLEFYAKMDRLPPIHQKYALYKGVKPLRIDHFNCFSPDVDASVAFYNELGFRVTEYTEDEATGRLWAAWTHRKGGVHDIAFTNGKGPRLHHTAFWVPTPLNIIDLLDLMATTGWVSNIERGPGRHGISNAFFLYIRDPDGHRIEIYCSDYQTVDPDLEPIRWDLKDPQRQTLWGAPAPKSWFEEGSLFEGTEVQAPSLAAQPIVAP, from the coding sequence ATGCCCATTCCGGCCCCCAATCTCTATCCACCCTTCAACATCATCCGGCTCAGCCATGTGGAACTGGGCGTCACGGATCTGGCCAAGAGCCGGGCCTTCTATGTCGACACGCTCGGGCTTCAGGTCACGGACGAATCCGATGAGGCGATCTATCTGCGCGCCATGGAAGAACGCGGCCACCATTGCCTTGTTCTGCGCAAATCGGCAGATGCCGCTGCCCGTGATCTCGGCTTCAAGGTGTTCGACGAGGAAAACCTCGACAAGGCCGCGCACTTCTTCAAGGGCAAGGGGTTGCCGGTCGACTGGGTCGAGCGGCCCTATCAGTCGCGCACATTCCGGACCCGCGATCCGCATGGCATTCCGCTGGAGTTCTACGCCAAGATGGACCGCCTGCCGCCGATCCATCAGAAATACGCGCTCTACAAGGGCGTGAAGCCGCTCCGCATCGACCACTTCAACTGCTTCTCGCCGGACGTCGATGCTTCCGTTGCCTTCTACAACGAGCTTGGCTTCCGGGTGACCGAATACACGGAAGACGAGGCAACCGGCCGTCTGTGGGCCGCCTGGACCCACCGCAAGGGCGGCGTCCACGACATTGCCTTCACCAACGGCAAGGGCCCGCGCCTCCATCACACGGCGTTCTGGGTGCCGACCCCGCTCAATATCATCGACCTGCTCGACCTGATGGCAACCACTGGCTGGGTATCCAATATCGAGCGCGGCCCGGGCCGACACGGCATTTCCAACGCCTTCTTCCTCTACATTCGAGACCCGGACGGCCACCGGATCGAGATCTACTGTTCGGATTACCAGACGGTCGATCCGGATCTGGAACCGATCAGGTGGGACCTGAAGGATCCGCAGCGGCAGACCCTTTGGGGCGCGCCAGCTCCCAAGAGCTGGTTCGAGGAAGGATCCCTGTTCGAAGGAACCGAAGTTCAGGCCCCCAGCCTTGCCGCACAACCGATTGTTGCGCCATAG
- the hpaD gene encoding 3,4-dihydroxyphenylacetate 2,3-dioxygenase, which yields MGEIVLAAKVTHVPTMLMSEQPGPVEGKRQPAINGHYEIARRAKALGATTAIVCDTHWVINAGFHINANKRFEGLFTSNEFPHFIQNLPYAYEGNPEMGDAIAREATERGAFTLAHHLDSLELEYGTLVPMRFMSREHDMKVVSVAAWCTVHGHDESRIVGEAIRAAVEASDEKVLLLASGSLSHKIWANKDYAANNGTFTISSEFNRQVDLHVLDMWQRGDHATFLKMLPEYADHCCGEGSMHDTAMLYGALGWDSYTAECEVVTDYFPSSGTGQTNVIFPVQ from the coding sequence ATGGGAGAAATCGTTCTCGCGGCCAAGGTCACGCATGTGCCGACCATGCTGATGTCGGAACAGCCCGGACCTGTGGAGGGCAAGCGTCAGCCGGCTATCAACGGTCATTACGAAATCGCGCGCCGGGCAAAAGCGCTCGGCGCGACGACGGCGATCGTCTGCGACACGCATTGGGTGATCAACGCAGGCTTTCACATCAATGCCAACAAGCGGTTCGAAGGCCTGTTCACCTCGAACGAATTTCCGCATTTCATCCAGAACCTGCCTTACGCCTACGAGGGCAACCCGGAGATGGGCGACGCCATCGCAAGAGAGGCAACCGAGCGCGGCGCTTTCACGCTCGCCCATCATCTCGATAGCCTGGAACTTGAATACGGCACGCTGGTGCCGATGCGGTTCATGAGCCGGGAACACGACATGAAGGTCGTCTCGGTCGCCGCCTGGTGCACGGTGCACGGCCATGACGAGAGCCGTATCGTCGGCGAAGCGATCCGGGCGGCAGTCGAAGCCAGTGACGAGAAGGTGCTGCTGCTTGCCTCGGGCTCCCTGTCTCACAAGATCTGGGCCAACAAGGACTACGCCGCCAACAACGGCACTTTCACCATCTCATCCGAGTTCAACCGGCAGGTCGATCTGCATGTCCTCGACATGTGGCAAAGGGGCGATCATGCCACCTTCCTGAAGATGCTGCCGGAATATGCCGACCATTGCTGCGGCGAAGGCTCCATGCACGACACCGCCATGCTCTATGGCGCGCTCGGCTGGGACAGCTACACCGCCGAATGCGAGGTCGTGACCGACTATTTCCCCAGTTCCGGCACCGGACAGACCAACGTCATCTTCCCGGTCCAATAG
- the hpaE gene encoding 5-carboxymethyl-2-hydroxymuconate semialdehyde dehydrogenase, producing MSDLQNNIEKLETYLARFRETGVLNQIGGKACPAASGATFETTSPVDDSLICKVARGDAADIDAAARAAKEAFPAWRDLAATERKKILHKIADGIVARAEEIAFCECWDTGQALRFMSKAALRGAENFRFFADKAPGARDGQALPSPTLMNVTTRLPIGPVGVITPWNTPFMLSTWKIAPALAAGCTVVHKPAEFSPVTARILMEIAEEAGLPKGVWNLVNGLGEEAGKALTEHPDIKAIAFVGESRTGSMIMRQGAETLKRVHFELGGKNPVIVFDDADLDRALDAAIFMIYSLNGERCTSSSRLLVQDTIAEEFEARLIDRVNNIKVGHPLDPKTEIGPLIHKTHFDKVTGYFEIARQDGATIAAGGSRVGTEGCFVRPTLFTGANNAMKIAQEEIFGPVLTSIRFGSEEEALRIANDIPYGLTGYVWTNDLTRALRFTNALEAGMIWVNSENVRHLPTPFGGVKASGIGRDGGDWSFEFYMEQKHIGFATGQHAIPRLGA from the coding sequence ATGTCTGACCTTCAGAACAACATCGAAAAACTTGAGACCTACCTCGCAAGGTTCCGGGAGACCGGCGTGCTGAACCAGATCGGCGGCAAGGCCTGCCCCGCAGCCTCCGGCGCGACATTCGAAACCACCTCCCCGGTAGACGACAGCCTGATCTGCAAGGTTGCCAGGGGGGATGCTGCCGATATCGACGCTGCAGCCAGGGCCGCCAAGGAGGCCTTTCCGGCATGGCGCGATTTGGCCGCGACGGAGCGCAAGAAAATCCTTCACAAGATTGCCGACGGCATTGTCGCCCGCGCCGAAGAAATCGCCTTTTGCGAATGCTGGGATACCGGTCAGGCCCTGCGTTTCATGTCGAAGGCCGCCCTGCGCGGCGCCGAGAACTTCCGCTTCTTCGCTGACAAGGCGCCAGGTGCCCGCGACGGTCAGGCCCTGCCATCACCGACCCTCATGAACGTCACGACCCGTCTTCCGATCGGACCGGTCGGCGTGATCACGCCCTGGAACACGCCTTTCATGCTGTCGACCTGGAAGATCGCGCCGGCGCTCGCTGCAGGCTGCACCGTGGTCCACAAGCCGGCGGAATTTTCTCCAGTCACTGCACGCATCCTGATGGAAATTGCAGAAGAAGCCGGCCTGCCGAAAGGTGTCTGGAACCTTGTCAACGGCCTCGGCGAAGAAGCCGGCAAGGCCCTGACAGAACATCCTGACATCAAGGCCATCGCCTTCGTCGGCGAGAGCCGCACCGGGTCCATGATCATGCGACAGGGGGCGGAAACCCTGAAACGGGTGCATTTCGAGCTCGGCGGCAAGAACCCCGTGATCGTTTTCGACGATGCCGATCTCGACCGGGCGCTGGATGCGGCAATCTTCATGATCTATTCGCTCAACGGAGAGCGCTGCACCTCGTCCTCGCGCCTTCTGGTGCAGGACACGATTGCCGAGGAATTCGAGGCAAGGCTCATCGATCGGGTGAACAACATCAAGGTCGGTCATCCCCTCGACCCAAAGACCGAAATCGGCCCGCTGATCCACAAGACCCATTTCGACAAGGTGACCGGCTACTTCGAAATCGCCCGCCAGGACGGTGCAACGATTGCCGCTGGCGGCAGCCGCGTCGGGACGGAAGGCTGCTTCGTGCGCCCAACCCTCTTCACCGGCGCGAATAACGCCATGAAGATCGCCCAGGAAGAAATCTTCGGCCCGGTCCTGACCTCCATCCGCTTCGGGTCGGAAGAAGAAGCACTTCGGATCGCCAATGACATTCCCTACGGCCTGACCGGCTACGTCTGGACCAACGACCTGACGCGGGCGCTGAGGTTCACCAACGCTCTGGAAGCGGGCATGATCTGGGTGAACTCGGAAAACGTCCGCCACCTGCCCACCCCCTTCGGCGGCGTCAAGGCCAGCGGCATCGGCCGCGACGGCGGCGACTGGTCGTTCGAATTCTACATGGAGCAGAAACACATCGGCTTTGCGACCGGCCAGCACGCCATCCCGCGCCTTGGTGCGTGA
- a CDS encoding 5-carboxymethyl-2-hydroxymuconate Delta-isomerase: protein MPHISLEYSANLEQRADIKALCEHLRAQAATIDALPMPGLRVRAIRCDHYAIADGNPKHAFIDISVRLRAGRPDDVKRDAAERLFKAAKAFLEPVLATSSLALSLEMRDIDPDLSPKTGTIRDHLGTV from the coding sequence ATGCCGCACATATCGCTGGAATATTCCGCCAACCTGGAACAGCGGGCCGACATAAAGGCCCTGTGCGAGCATCTGCGTGCGCAAGCCGCGACCATCGATGCCCTTCCCATGCCCGGTCTGCGGGTGCGGGCCATACGATGCGACCACTATGCAATCGCCGACGGCAACCCGAAACATGCCTTCATCGACATTTCCGTACGCCTTCGCGCCGGACGGCCGGACGACGTCAAGCGCGACGCAGCGGAGCGTCTGTTCAAGGCCGCAAAGGCTTTCCTGGAACCGGTCCTGGCCACCAGTTCGCTCGCGTTATCGCTTGAGATGCGCGACATCGACCCGGACCTTTCGCCCAAGACGGGCACCATTCGCGACCATTTGGGGACTGTCTGA
- the hpaR gene encoding homoprotocatechuate degradation operon regulator HpaR has product MIDDTEPADGPALPSTRRSIPIALIRAREKVMGPIREMLSDCGITEQQWRILRVLEEFGPQDASTLADRACLLLPSQTRIVQTLLEKGLVTRQADEKDRRKQTVAITPAGQAIIEEKLDDAKAIAARIEEVIGKEKLTQLLDILEDFQKL; this is encoded by the coding sequence ATGATCGACGACACTGAACCCGCTGACGGCCCGGCGCTGCCGTCCACAAGACGCTCCATCCCGATTGCGCTGATCCGGGCGCGCGAGAAGGTCATGGGCCCGATCCGCGAGATGCTCTCCGACTGCGGCATCACCGAACAGCAGTGGCGCATCCTGCGGGTGCTGGAAGAATTCGGTCCACAGGATGCCTCGACCCTGGCCGACCGCGCCTGCCTGCTGTTGCCCAGTCAGACCCGTATCGTTCAGACGCTTCTGGAAAAGGGGTTGGTGACCCGCCAGGCGGACGAGAAGGACAGGCGCAAGCAAACGGTGGCGATTACGCCGGCCGGACAGGCAATCATCGAGGAGAAGCTCGATGACGCCAAGGCAATCGCGGCGCGCATAGAAGAGGTCATCGGCAAGGAGAAACTGACACAGCTGCTCGACATTCTGGAGGATTTCCAGAAGCTGTAA